Genomic segment of Arachis stenosperma cultivar V10309 chromosome 4, arast.V10309.gnm1.PFL2, whole genome shotgun sequence:
TTGACTCTATCAGTTGTATATAACCTGTGTATGGCtcaatataaagccaagattgCCCTCTAAGACATGGTCCCTTTCAGTCTTGTCATCTATGACTTGCTCCATTTCCTTCATTAGGTGATGGAGTTTCATTatccttcttctcttctctaaGTAATTGGCAAAGCACCTCTTCATATGGTACCCACTCTGCCTCAATGCATCCAGCATATTCTCCGTTATGGAATTCGTGCACTTCAACTTTGGTGCTGAAGAAGTAGCAGCCATTTCTGAGAAAGTTTCTAATCACAAAATAATAGCTCGTCTTCAGGTTCATGTCGGCTCTTTGTTATTTGCTTTTTTTTACCACTAAAACTCTGCTTGTTGACTATTTGGTATTTATGTTAAACAAAGTAGAGGGTAGATTCGAGATTTACATGTAGATAActgataaaaaagaaaaaaaatagggGCAGGAAGGAAAATTACATGTGACAACAAGAGAGGGTGTGTGAAGAGAGTTGAAGGAGAAGGGTGTGTGAATTGAAAAAGGGGTACATGAGACAGATTACTTTGCTGTCTAAGGATTTGAATCTTGGCAACAATAAGATTAAGGATACATTTTCACATTGGGTTCAAAGTTTacagattttgaaaatattggTTTTACGATCCAACAAGTTTTATGGGCTGATAGTCAGCTTCAAAACCAAAGATGTGTTTCCCAGTTTACTCATTCTTGACATCTCATCCAATAACTTTAGTGGCCTGTTACCAGAAGCCTACATAAAAAGTTACCAAGCTATGAAGATTGTTGTTCTAGGCTTCTAGCAGAAGTGCAAAGTAATTTCTATTACATGCGAAGTGCTGCCTTTTATATATCCAACATTGTCCTAGAATATGATGATTCTGTGACTGCAACAATGAAAGGGCTTAGAACCGATTTTGAGAAAATTCCAAACGATCTTGTAAGTATTAATTTATCAAGTAACAGATTTGAAGGAGAGATTAcagatgagtttggaaaacttgTGCACTTATAGGACTCAACCTTTCACATAACAACTTCATTGGTCCTATTCCCCGCTCTCTGGAAAATTTGATAAACCTTGAATCGCTGGACCTTTCTTCAAATATGCTTGATGGAGAAATTCCTGCTGAGTTGACCAATATGAACTTTCTTGCATCCTTGAATCTTTCCAACAATCATCTTGAGGGATCAATACCTCGAGGAAAACAGTCTGATACATTTTCAAACGATTCCTATGAGGGAAACATAGGGCTATGTGGATTGCCATTGTCGATTCAATGCAACAACAATGTCCCTTTGCAACAATATCCATCTTCTGAGGCTGAGGACAAATTTGGATTTGGTTGGAAACCAGTGGCAATAGGATATGCTGTGGAATGGTGTTTGGAATTGGCTTGAGATGTTGTGTTTTCAGGAAGAAGGAATGCCACAGTGAAATTTGATATTGTTGTACAATATAACTTTTGAAAGGAATGAAATGAAGGAAAGCTTGATTTTTGTTATGTATATttgatttgatatttttaatacatATGTGTTTAGAAAggtagagatttattttgtataagtacaattatgaattatgagacAAATTATGGATTacgtgattttttttttaaatttagataaGTATTTTTGCGAATTTTAGTTGTAATATTTGTTATTAggaatattttagtaaatttaattgtgataatgttaattttaattaaagatatttgttattaggggtattttagtaaattaaaaaaattagaatcggtaataattttaattaaatatatttgttattaggggtattttagtaaatttaattgtgataatgttaattttaattaaagatatttgttattaggaatattttaattgtgataatgttttagtaaatttattattagaggtatattttgtaaattt
This window contains:
- the LOC130974757 gene encoding putative receptor like protein 25 — its product is MRSAAFYISNIVLEYDDSVTATMKGLRTDFEKIPNDLVRLNLSHNNFIGPIPRSLENLINLESLDLSSNMLDGEIPAELTNMNFLASLNLSNNHLEGSIPRGKQSDTFSNDSYEGNIGLCGLPLSIQCNNNVPLQQYPSSEAEDKFGFGWKPVAIGYAVEWCLELA